The genomic region GCCCCCACGCCCGAGGGGCTGCTGCCCCTTCCTGCACCTCCACTGGCTTATCCAGGGCTGTTTTGATCATCAGCTCAGTCAGTCGCTTCCTGGGCCTGGGAGCATctaggaaaagagagaaatcgTCGCAACAGGAATCAGCAAAAGCCCCTCGGGACACAGCACGGGGCCAAGGCCGCGTCAGGGCAGTGTCAGTATGTGAGTCTGTCATGTTGGTGGGAGTCTGACACCTTTGAGATGACAAACTGCAAGGCAAAGTGACCAGGGGACCTCCTGAGGCTTGAGGCCAGTGGGACACACAAATCAAAGTCTGCAATTTCCTGTCTTGCTGGTGCTTGGAGgcagcagcctgtggagaaGAGCAGGTCTCTGGACACCCTTGaactcagtgttttctttttaggttTACAGGAAACTCTTAAATCAACAGCCTTGGGATCTCCCCTGCAAGGTTCCCTCAGCCCTCCTGAGTCTCCTGCCCTCATCACTCAGGTTGTAAGCACTGAGTGGCTGCACAAACAGAGATACACAATGTTCCCTTGTCTTGGTGCCTCCTGGCACTCTGAGGACGTGACACACCATGGTCACTGAGCCTGCACGAGCCAGGCATTAAGCAGAGGACAAGAGGTTCTCTGATGTGCACTCTGAGCACCTCCAGATCGCTCCTGGATGCTCGCCTGCCAAGGTGATTCCCTGTCTGGAGGAGCATGGCACACTTCCCTCACCTTTAACAGCATTTTCGAGGCCTGTGAAGTCGGCAGGGTCCAGGACAGCTCTGGCACCAGGCAGGTTTATCATCTCCCGCAGCTCCTGGGAATTGTGGGCAGGAAAATGTTACCTCCAGCAGAGAGGACATCCAacagccccagagcccctccCTCAGCAGTCCAGGCTAGGAGCCAGGAAATGGGTGCAGGAAGGAGGATGCCTGGGATCCACACTCACCCTCAAACCACCTCTCCCCACCAGAGACGAGCAGTTTGGGGCTCAACTTTGGGaaacagcagcacctccagcctcACCTTGATGGTGAAAGCGACTTGGAGAGGTCCCCTCCTCCCAACCAGCCAGACACGCTTCACCTTGCTGCAGGCAAGAGCTGCCAGGGAGCTGTCAGTGATGTCTGtcttctgcaaaacagagaCAGCAGAGTGGGACGAGGGCAGAtctggagggagctggggggaagGCACAGCCTCTGAAGgtgaaaaatcagcagaaaagcTGGCTGTGCATGCAGAGAGCCCGGGGAGGACGGGAAACAACTCATCTCCCTTTGCACAGAGCTATTTGCACAGCTGGTCCCTCATCACTGAATGTTCCTTCTGAGGCCATAATGCACCAGAGGTAACGAGCCAGCACTCCCTGACTGCCTCGGGGCTCCACCCAGCAGGTTCACCTTGGGGCTAACAGAGCAAAGCCCTCCAGTGAGCTCCATTCTGAGGTGCCTGCAGATGCTGTTAGGTGActtcccagctcaggatatACAGGCTCTGCCTGAAACCAGCTGCAACCCACAGCTCAAATCACCAcctgcctgccccaggcagctccagcacaagcACGGCCAGGCCTCAACCTGGCACTGGAACCTCACAGAAATCCTGTGCTCTGTTTCAGTCATGTGCGTTTATCTAGATTGCACGAtcttttccagagaaaacaaGATGGGAGGGACACCAGGTAACCAGGATAAACCATTCCTGCCCACCCTGGCACTCATTCCAGTGCCATGTCTtttgcagcacagctcccagctggctTTAGTCACTGGTTGGCAGAGCCTccaagtttgggttttttttttaaattaatttagataTTAATACAGGAAGTTGTTGCACAGCTGTAACAAACCTCGTGGCATTTCTCCCAGAGGGAGAGCCTTTGCTGCCAACatctggggcagcagctggtgcaCACCAGCTCCCAGCTGTCTGTAGGGATGAGGTGCCCCAGTctgcccagtgccaccagctgaAACCAGActgctgccctcagctccaGTAGGAAAAGATAAACCCCAGCAGAAGTTTCCAGTTTGGTGGCAGAAGAGGGAAAGCGGCTCCTCTTTTGCTTCTCATGGGAAAGCAAGGGATGATGCTCGATTTCCAACTTTTTGGATGCCAGAAGAGCAATCCAGAGGGTTCTGCAGCATCACCCAAGGCATGGCCACAGCCTTGGATCACTCCCTACAGACTGTGAATCCATGGGTGCACCCGAGAGGCAGCAGCCTTCCCTGGGGAAAGATCCCAAAGGCAGGGGAGTCTGTCTTTGACCAGGAGACGGGTGGGAGCCAGCAGCCacccagcagggagggaatttggggcCTGGGCTGCCCTCATGGTGCAGAGGACCCATCACTCaccctgaggagctgcagtggaGACAGGAGGATCCGGGCAATGTCCAGTGCCACGTTGCCATGACCCAGAATCAGCGCCGTCTCACAGCTCAGGTCAGGCTTCAGCTGTGGGGAGACCCAGCTGTGACTGAATCCACATGGCCTCCATGATGTCCAGCCCTTTAGACCCGCTCCTACCACCCAAATTCCCTTCCACGCTGCTTTGCCTCAGAAAGAGGTGATGCAGATGGGGAAACTCCACACGAGCCTCCTCCCCAAGCAGACACAGCAACAGAGCCGCCCCAGGCACCCCACATGATCCCTCTTCCCAGCTtgcctgctctcctgggagcaggagctgttttGGCCAAAAAGCCCCCTCAGGAAGCAGAGCATCACCCCTACAGGTTCCCATCTGGCCCTGCCAAAATGTGCTGCCAACGTGCAGAGCCAGCTAATCCGCTCTCACTGATGTGCAAATTGTTCACATTTCTACCATCTAAGAAGGATTTAACATGGCTCCTGCTAATCTTTTCCAATTGCAGGCCTTTCAGGACTTAATCTGGAGCTGAATGCCTGCGTTGGGATGGGAAGAAGGATgggaggaagggcagggaagcACAGGGCCGTACTCACGTCCCGGTTCTCGGGCAGCCCGTTGTACCAGCCCACGAAGGCTCGGGCTGAGTAAACACCAGGGAGGTTCTCCCCTGGGATCCCCAGGACCCGGCTGTCTTCAGCACCATAACTCTGAGGAGGGAGCAGACAGTCAGAGATGTCACCATGTGCAGGGTTGGACACCAAAACACAAATCtccccttccagctgctgccagggtcGCTGCATGGCTGTGATATCCCATGCCAAGGGCTGGGATACTCAATGGAAGGGCTAAACACAGCCCAAGCAGAGGGGCTTCATCCACCTCATCATCTTGGGCTCCAGAGCCAAATTTGACGTCCTTGGTCCAAGGCAGAGCATGACAAGCTGAGGACTGAGCAGCAAGGACAAATGCATGGCAGGCTGAAATAAGCACTGGCCAGCATAGGGAGAGGTTTCAGAGACCTGCACTCGATGCCAAGCTCCAGCACACACTCCCCCTGCAAGGACTTCGGACAATCCCCGAGCTGTCCCAAGGCTGGGAAGAGTTTCCCATGATAACAGGGCACCCAGAAACACCTCACCCAAACACTCTTCCCAAGATCCTAGCGGGGAATAACCCTGCAGACCTTTCCCAGGACCCCTGGGGCAGCAAGGTGGTGGGTACCCACCAGCACCACGGCGTGGTAGGCCTGCTGCAGCTCCGGCACCATCACGTCCCTCCCCACGGTGACGTTCCCGTAGTAGGCGCAGCGCTCCGAGCGCGCCGTCTGCGTGAAGGTGTTGATCACGTTCTGCAGAGAGCACAGACCTGGAGTTATGTCCCACAGCCAGGGACAAGGCCTACTGCCAGCAGGagatccctgtccccatcccctccagcCTTGAGATGCTCCACCGTCTCATCGCAGTCAAGCTATTCTGAGACTCTTATCTACCAACAGCCAGAGATAACTCACAGGGAAGATAAGCACAGCTGTGACTCTCCACCAAactttgtgaaagaaaaatccatattttgCACCTACCTGAGGAGGACAAGACCTTACCAGTACATTCAGCCCCTCAAAATAAACCCCTCTGCAGGGGAGAACTTCCCAAAAGTGAGATGTGCAGCCCACCCGACCGCCTCTGTCAGCATCTCATCTCAGCCCTTCCTGAAAGCCTCGAGAGAGGATGCAGGCCAGGATGGCATCCAGACCTTTTTCTGAGTGATCAGGGCTACACAGCAAAACCACCACTCccacccctgcagctccagatgGACTCAGCCtgaggacaggacaggacaggacagatACCACCGTAACAGCTGGGGCAGCATCTGCAGTATGTCCATTCCTCCTCTCTCAGCACAAAGGGATCCAGGCATTTTGGTCTTATGATCTCCAGGGATTGAGGAAATTGCTGCAAGATATTGCTGTGTCTGGATCTCCTGTGTCCTACCCTTCCAACCTCCTCCACTCCAGCTCAGATACAGCAGATACCCCTGGGTACAACTCACTGCCAGGCAAAGGAAAATAGTCGGGAAATCTTTGGCTTAGCTTTTCCTTGCCCAGGAGAGCACCTACAGCCCAACTCCACGGCCCCCATGAGGAGATCTGTGTGTTCCCAGAATGGGTACTGACTGAGGggcaaactgcagcagcaatgAGCAGGTGAGATCTTGCTGGTACAAAGTGCCCAGGGACAAAGAAACCCATCCATGCTCCTCGGCCTTGCTCTGGGCCAGGCTGaccagcaccaggagcagcacctCCCATCACAAGCCCCTGGTTCTGACCCGCTGTCCAGAGCCCTAATACCAGGTGTCCCATGTCACCTGTCCGTGGCATGGACAAGGAGGAGATCTGGACCTCTCTGGTGTGACAGCTCCATGTCACAGAGAGCCTGACACACCAGGAAGGACAGTGACCACCTCAGCTGCACCCACCACTGTCACCACATTCACAGGCAAGGGCAGGGAGCCAGCACCAACCTTCACCTCAGGGTGGTCTGGGGCCACCCCAAAACGGACGAGCCCGAAGGGAACAGGCAGCTTCTCATAGATGTCCACCAGGGCCCCGCCATGGTGCTGTGGGAGAAGAAAGTCACAGTCAGGGGATGAGGACAGAAAGGTCACAGGAGCCTAGCAACAGTCATCTGCCACTGGGGGAaatgcagggcaggagggggggCTGCAGCAAGTGAGAAACAGCCTCGCCCAGAGTTTTCCATGAGCAGGATGATGCTGCACCTGTTACTGCCAGCTCAGACCACAAGGTCTAGCACAGAGCGACCCCCAACCACCATCAAGTCCACCTTGTGGGGCTCCATGTCCCTACCCAGTCCTGAGCTCCTTTTCCACACTAACCTGGTGGGATCCAATACCCGGGGGGCTGATCAGAGAGCCCCCAGGCCAGCTGGGAAGCTCCCAGTGCAGCaccctgggtgctggggggcCTGCCAGACATCTCCCAGTCCCCAGTAGAGAAGCCCATGCCCTGAGCTGAGTCACCTCAGGGTCAGAGCTGTAGACAGATGTTTGGCTTCAAGGCTTTTGTTATCTTGTATTTTGAGTCAGCCTCTTCCCAAGATTAAGCAGCCCTGAAATTCGTCCCTGAGGCTTAGTAACAGCTATTTTCCAACATATTCCAGAGACAACACAGCACGGTTTAATGATGGGGTTAAGCTGCTGTATCTCTGGAGGGTGCCAGCAGCCCAGTTCTGTGTTCAGGTCTCATTTCCCAACAGACCTGACTGCCTGGAGCACTGAAGTTTGCAGACACAAGGTAAAGCACCACCCATGTGCCTTAATTctggtggggaaggaggagggaggagagcaggtCCTACACACCCACTTTTAACACACAGGTAATGTCATTCCTGCTGGGTGACAACAGCTCTGAGAGAGGCAGATCCCTGGTGATTACTTGATTCTAGAAAAATCACCTGGAATGAACTCGCAGCAACCAACCTACATCCTGAATGGACGggccaggcacagggcagggatgaAAGCAGCGCTACCTAC from Corvus moneduloides isolate bCorMon1 chromosome 19, bCorMon1.pri, whole genome shotgun sequence harbors:
- the FDXR gene encoding NADPH:adrenodoxin oxidoreductase, mitochondrial, with the protein product MAGARGRAPPGLRRWLSSPAAAPRVCVVGSGPAGFYTAQHILKHHGGALVDIYEKLPVPFGLVRFGVAPDHPEVKNVINTFTQTARSERCAYYGNVTVGRDVMVPELQQAYHAVVLSYGAEDSRVLGIPGENLPGVYSARAFVGWYNGLPENRDLKPDLSCETALILGHGNVALDIARILLSPLQLLRKTDITDSSLAALACSKVKRVWLVGRRGPLQVAFTIKELREMINLPGARAVLDPADFTGLENAVKDAPRPRKRLTELMIKTALDKPVEVQEGAAAPRAWGLKFQRSPQEVLPSADGRRARGVRMALTRLEGSGDSAKALPTGDVEELECGLVLSSIGYRSLPLDPAVPFDSQHGVIPNSSGRVEGVPGLYCSGWVKRGPTGVIITTMNDSFDTAQSVLEDLQRGVLDISPSREGFGVVESILRSRGVRPVSFSDWEKIDAAEVARGKAAGKPREKIVDPAEMLRIIGH